One genomic window of Metopolophium dirhodum isolate CAU chromosome 4, ASM1992520v1, whole genome shotgun sequence includes the following:
- the LOC132943726 gene encoding putative uncharacterized protein DDB_G0286901, with product MFFPFVLASALTLSAVLGGPSGPTLRQMTYAKEHKTIMQSDETAQVMAVGDRSSNLKYVMAIQSSKIWEEIKKRSLTINTSQGLDDEVAGKSPDDLTDEELARLKQACHDGLKCVAVDQLLVLKQVKEQLGDGKMSVRMVITKITQVLTQYTTEYHEDVYQYEAVQQSDDQSKVYESVTTIVEDNKELCQIDLTPETVQSHPNNSDGNTIPATVNNNSTVNYNTIENYNINNGTVNSATINKEPSDIITVEESPEPGTQGNGSDSSLVIVIAPETETADGDGYTKKRSVDDRLPTERTTITTGTDNDGLPVPINDVSQKRVRKNHTRGIGTSDQHYEPDTTTDDQQLMITDGPSPHGGVGNDNGSRGQKARRPWPKLTRGRTNDDDKKNVSAHRSADTNSNIHDHGHSDHVENNNVSLKNGVENGQAGKSDCDHDIVSAGSSNNGAVRKGYVEDGTLNNGNMVQYNVNNGTINKGEISGSNADNGIISVGTVNNGPVNYGTSDTYANNGKQVAMNSNDVQQYLSNIDKMYSTILERLG from the coding sequence ATGTTTTTCCCGTTTGTGTTGGCGTCGGCGTTGACCTTGTCCGCGGTGCTTGGCGGTCCGTCTGGTCCGACATTGAGACAGATGACTTACGCAAAAGAACACAAAACCATAATGCAATCAGATGAAACGGCGCAGGTGATGGCCGTCGGCGACCGATCGTCCAACCTGAAATATGTGATGGCGATCCAGAGTTCGAAGATTTGGGAGGAGATCAAGAAACGGTCGTTGACGATAAACACGTCACAGGGATTGGACGACGAGGTCGCCGGAAAATCGCCGGACGACCTGACAGACGAAGAACTGGCACGGCTCAAGCAAGCGTGTCACGACGGACTCAAGTGCGTGGCCGTCGACCAGCTTTTGGTGCTTAAACAGGTCAAAGAACAGCTTGGCGACGGCAAAATGTCCGTGCGCATGGTCATCACCAAGATCACCCAGGTGCTCACCCAGTACACGACCGAGTATCACGAGGACGTTTACCAGTACGAGGCGGTCCAACAGTCCGACGATCAGTCCAAAGTGTACGAGTCGGTGACCACAATAGTGGAGGACAACAAGGAACTGTGTCAGATCGACCTCACGCCAGAGACAGTGCAAAGCCACCCGAATAATAGTGACGGTAATACTATCCCCGCGACCGTTAACAACAACAGTACCGTAAACTACAATACGATTGAGAACTACAACATCAACAACGGCACCGTCAACAGTGCCACAATCAACAAAGAACCTTCCGACATTATCACTGTCGAAGAATCACCTGAACCCGGAACTCAGGGTAACGGCTCAGACTCAAGTCTAGTAATCGTTATTGCCCCTGAAACCGAAACCGCTGACGGTGACGGATATACCAAAAAACGGTCTGTAGATGACCGCCTACCCACAGAACGTACCACCATCACTACCGGTACTGATAATGATGGTCTGCCTGTTCCCATAAACGACGTTAGCCAAAAACGAGTCAGAAAAAACCACACACGGGGCATCGGAACGTCCGACCAGCACTATGAACCCGATACGACCACCGACGATCAACAGCTCATGATCACCGACGGACCATCACCGCACGGCGGTGTCGGTAACGATAACGGTTCCCGAGGACAAAAAGCTCGACGGCCGTGGCCCAAGCTAACCCGCGGCCGGACCAACGACGACGACAAGAAAAATGTCTCGGCCCACCGCTCGGCCGACACGAATTCCAATATACACGACCACGGCCACTCGGACCATGTGGAAAACAACAACGTGAGCCTGAAAAACGGAGTCGAAAACGGCCAGGCCGGCAAATCCGACTGCGATCACGACATCGTGAGCGCGGGTTCGTCGAACAACGGGGCCGTGCGGAAAGGTTACGTGGAGGACGGTACGCTCAACAACGGCAACATGGTGCAGTACAACGTCAACAACGGTACCATCAACAAGGGCGAGATCTCCGGGAGCAATGCGGACAACGGTATCATAAGCGTGGGCACCGTCAACAACGGGCCGGTCAACTACGGTACGTCCGACACGTACGCCAACAACGGAAAACAAGTCGCGATGAACAGCAACGACGTCCAACAATATTTGTCGAACATCGACAAGATGTACTCGACAATCTTAGAACGACTTGGCTGA